In Microbacterium foliorum, the following proteins share a genomic window:
- a CDS encoding HNH endonuclease signature motif containing protein, with translation MNSTAELLDRVIADLDAVLSDDALAGLSDAERVAVLQGAGAAFRRAEAVIVETVATADMGDFPHAAGCRGLTELLQRTLLVDVRGASRVDRVVDLVRRPLSLAGERMPARWSEMRLALLDGVVGVAGFLAATGPIERVWDRLSVEQRLAADVALAGCARGHGLDAGDDEDPDADEARDADEDVAGPSPTVQDLKGLAEDLASMFDPDGEEPKDEDARRRRGITIGRLKDGMHAIRGYLTPEAAAQLQVIMDAFLNPKGDGPPMPGVFFAPSDGSGGDVDSPDTDFSPADADADADADADADADVEADPEETDPFNSDPRCVLDDRTAAQKRHDALTAALGIAARHKDTPTLGGASPVVVVTVDAKDLATHTTTATGATGAAGAVFGGAAFGAAGGGASGVSGNGGWATIPGSGAHVPVSVAAQIACSGAIQRVLMDEGRIIGITTTDRVFTVHQRRAIIARDKECLIPGCHVSASWCEIHHVTEHSRGGPTHTDNGVPLCWWHHRSLGTSGWEIRMNDGLPQVRGPAWWDPAQRWRTPRLSLPDPVVVRRAPIRV, from the coding sequence ATGAACAGCACTGCGGAGCTTCTGGATCGGGTCATCGCTGACCTGGATGCGGTGCTGTCCGACGACGCGCTGGCGGGGCTGAGCGATGCGGAGCGGGTCGCGGTGTTGCAGGGTGCGGGGGCGGCGTTCCGGCGTGCCGAGGCGGTGATCGTGGAGACGGTTGCGACGGCTGACATGGGTGACTTTCCGCATGCGGCGGGGTGTCGGGGGCTGACTGAGTTGTTGCAGCGGACGCTGTTGGTGGATGTGCGGGGTGCGAGCCGGGTCGACAGGGTGGTCGATCTGGTGCGGCGGCCGTTGAGTCTGGCGGGGGAGAGGATGCCGGCGCGGTGGTCGGAGATGCGGTTGGCGCTGCTGGACGGGGTGGTCGGTGTCGCGGGGTTTCTGGCGGCGACGGGTCCGATCGAGCGGGTGTGGGATCGGCTCAGCGTCGAGCAGCGGTTGGCGGCCGATGTCGCATTGGCGGGGTGTGCGCGCGGTCACGGACTCGACGCGGGGGACGACGAAGACCCGGATGCTGATGAGGCCCGGGATGCTGATGAGGATGTGGCTGGTCCGTCGCCGACGGTGCAGGACTTGAAGGGCCTGGCGGAGGATCTCGCGTCGATGTTCGACCCGGATGGTGAGGAACCGAAGGATGAGGATGCGCGTCGTCGGCGGGGGATCACGATCGGCCGGTTGAAGGACGGCATGCATGCGATTCGCGGGTACCTGACCCCCGAGGCGGCGGCGCAACTGCAGGTGATCATGGATGCGTTCCTCAACCCGAAGGGTGACGGCCCGCCGATGCCGGGGGTGTTCTTCGCCCCGAGTGACGGTTCCGGTGGTGACGTGGATTCTCCTGATACCGACTTTTCGCCTGCTGACGCTGACGCTGACGCTGACGCTGACGCTGACGCTGACGCTGACGTGGAGGCGGATCCGGAGGAGACCGATCCGTTCAACTCCGATCCGCGGTGTGTGCTCGATGACCGCACCGCGGCGCAGAAGCGCCACGACGCCCTGACCGCAGCTCTCGGCATCGCTGCCCGGCACAAGGACACGCCCACCCTCGGTGGAGCATCACCGGTCGTCGTCGTGACCGTCGACGCGAAAGACCTCGCCACCCACACCACCACTGCGACCGGTGCGACCGGTGCCGCCGGTGCCGTCTTCGGAGGTGCCGCCTTCGGAGCCGCTGGGGGCGGAGCGAGTGGAGTGAGCGGTAACGGTGGGTGGGCGACGATCCCCGGATCCGGCGCCCATGTGCCCGTCTCGGTCGCGGCGCAGATCGCGTGCTCGGGAGCGATCCAGCGGGTCCTCATGGATGAAGGCCGCATCATCGGGATCACGACCACCGACCGGGTGTTCACGGTGCACCAACGGCGGGCGATCATCGCCCGCGACAAGGAATGCCTGATCCCCGGATGCCACGTCTCCGCGTCGTGGTGTGAGATCCACCACGTCACCGAACACTCCAGGGGCGGCCCGACGCATACGGATAACGGTGTGCCGTTGTGCTGGTGGCACCACCGATCCCTCGGCACCTCCGGATGGGAGATCCGCATGAACGACGGACTCCCCCAGGTCCGCGGACCGGCATGGTGGGACCCCGCACAGCGATGGCGCACACCTCGACTCAGCCTCCCCGACCCGGTGGTCGTTCGGCGTGCACCGATTCGAGTCTGA
- a CDS encoding GntR family transcriptional regulator has translation MPTTDAPQPRRLLRDDVYDTILGAILDGTLEPGEILHDEELMTWLGSSRTPIREALNRLAEEDVVELVPHRHTRVAPVNVAAINEGLFVTGAIHEHVARSNSADLTDDQIAELGRQLSRVDEAVNGDDLAALGQAIREYFLVVVRASPNSVLRTKAETMSLQLVRFLTPRENLRTPQQALEFLRAITAALEDRDGERAGDLIHELHATTRSNFLEFYR, from the coding sequence ATGCCTACGACTGACGCACCACAGCCGCGGCGCCTGCTGCGCGACGACGTCTACGACACCATCCTGGGCGCCATCCTCGATGGCACCCTCGAACCCGGCGAGATCCTTCATGACGAGGAGCTCATGACGTGGCTCGGCTCGTCGCGGACGCCGATTCGTGAGGCGTTGAATCGACTCGCCGAGGAGGACGTGGTCGAGCTGGTGCCGCACCGCCACACGCGTGTCGCTCCAGTGAACGTCGCCGCCATCAATGAAGGTCTCTTCGTGACCGGTGCGATCCACGAGCACGTCGCCCGCTCGAACAGCGCCGACCTGACCGACGATCAGATCGCCGAGCTCGGACGCCAGCTGTCACGCGTCGACGAGGCGGTGAACGGTGACGACCTCGCGGCACTCGGGCAGGCGATCCGCGAGTACTTCCTCGTCGTCGTCCGCGCCTCGCCGAACTCGGTGCTGCGCACGAAGGCGGAGACGATGTCGCTGCAGCTCGTGCGGTTCCTCACGCCGCGCGAGAACCTGCGCACCCCGCAACAGGCGCTCGAGTTCCTCCGCGCCATCACCGCCGCGCTCGAGGACCGCGACGGCGAACGCGCCGGCGACCTCATCCATGAGTTGCATGCCACGACCCGCAGTAACTTCCTCGAGTTCTACCGCTAG
- the wecB gene encoding non-hydrolyzing UDP-N-acetylglucosamine 2-epimerase: MKQQDPGTAVRQGLATVIDRRDIAVVLGTRPEIIKLAPVIRELGERAFVVHTGQHYDRELSGQFLEQFGIGEPDVVLQGVGGQDRGTQIATAIRALTTLFTERAPKAVIVQGDTNAVSAGAQAANYAGIPVIHVEAGLRSHDRAMPEELNRLVVGVLADIHCAATAHNADNLRREGIPAERIIVTGNTIVEATQQSLMQDPAPIETFFPGGRVPERFVLATIHRPENTDTREALSRVLNAIGDIDAPVLMLAHPRTRAAIDRFGLTPLLDRILIAESADHVQFLTLASRASLLVSDSGGLQEECTVLQRPLLVVRRSTERPESVDAGFAELVTPELDIAATANRMLEAGADHLADLPCPYGDGSASEQIARIARTIADADAGADTAAAAAADAAAAVARVGSPSPSAPAPAPVSVPAPMADAA; this comes from the coding sequence GTGAAGCAGCAGGATCCGGGGACGGCAGTGCGGCAGGGCCTGGCAACGGTCATCGACCGGAGGGACATCGCGGTCGTGCTCGGCACGCGGCCGGAGATCATCAAGCTCGCCCCTGTCATCCGCGAGCTCGGAGAGCGGGCCTTCGTCGTGCACACCGGGCAGCACTACGACCGGGAGCTGTCCGGCCAGTTCCTCGAGCAGTTCGGCATCGGCGAACCCGACGTCGTGCTGCAGGGCGTCGGCGGGCAGGATCGCGGCACCCAGATCGCGACCGCGATTCGCGCACTCACGACCCTGTTCACCGAGAGGGCACCGAAAGCGGTCATCGTGCAGGGCGACACGAACGCGGTGTCGGCGGGAGCGCAGGCGGCGAACTACGCGGGCATCCCGGTGATCCATGTGGAGGCGGGGCTGCGCTCGCACGATCGTGCGATGCCCGAGGAGCTGAACCGCCTCGTCGTCGGCGTTCTCGCCGACATCCACTGCGCGGCCACCGCGCACAACGCCGACAACCTCCGTCGCGAGGGCATCCCCGCCGAACGCATCATCGTCACGGGCAACACCATCGTCGAAGCTACGCAGCAGTCGCTGATGCAGGACCCGGCACCGATCGAGACGTTCTTCCCCGGAGGCCGCGTGCCCGAGCGGTTCGTTCTCGCGACGATCCATCGCCCCGAGAACACCGACACCCGCGAGGCGCTCTCCAGGGTGCTGAACGCGATCGGCGACATCGATGCTCCGGTGCTGATGCTCGCGCACCCGCGGACGCGCGCCGCGATCGACCGCTTCGGCCTCACTCCCCTGCTCGACCGCATCCTGATCGCCGAGTCGGCTGATCACGTGCAGTTCCTGACCCTCGCGTCGCGTGCGAGTCTTCTCGTGTCGGACTCCGGCGGACTTCAAGAGGAGTGCACGGTGCTTCAGCGTCCGCTTCTGGTGGTTCGACGCAGCACCGAGCGACCCGAATCCGTCGACGCAGGATTCGCCGAGCTCGTCACCCCCGAACTCGACATCGCCGCGACTGCGAACCGCATGCTCGAGGCCGGCGCCGACCATCTCGCCGATCTCCCGTGCCCCTACGGCGATGGCAGCGCCAGCGAGCAGATCGCACGCATCGCGAGGACGATTGCGGATGCGGATGCGGGGGCGGATACAGCTGCGGCTGCGGCTGCGGATGCGGCTGCGGCTGTGGCGAGAGTGGGCTCACCCTCACCCTCAGCCCCGGCCCCGGCCCCGGTGTCAGTGCCGGCGCCGATGGCGGACGCCGCGTGA
- a CDS encoding GntR family transcriptional regulator, which yields MPVPTTPARMPRKLLRDQIYDTLLDAIVSGDLAAGEPISDKQLETWLGASRTPIREAVNRLAGMGLIEVLPQRGTRVAPLDTTRFTEEMEMLGVVYSATIREAVPLLTDADKEQIRTLHDHVSRSVDALERARIVDALMNVFLDRYRNTLVLRIREKSVPHVTRMITARPGALDATGTSAALDALAAATAAGDADAAAEAAQEYFTAGAASVMARDAAESTASPSSTSSTSTENEVA from the coding sequence ATGCCGGTTCCTACAACGCCAGCACGGATGCCTCGAAAGCTGCTCCGTGACCAGATCTACGACACGCTTCTGGATGCGATCGTCTCCGGCGACCTGGCCGCAGGCGAGCCGATCTCCGACAAGCAGCTCGAGACATGGCTGGGGGCGTCGCGCACCCCGATCCGAGAGGCCGTGAACCGCTTGGCCGGGATGGGACTCATCGAGGTTCTCCCCCAGCGCGGAACCCGGGTCGCGCCGTTGGACACGACGCGTTTCACGGAGGAGATGGAGATGCTCGGAGTGGTGTATTCCGCGACGATCCGCGAGGCCGTTCCGCTGCTCACTGACGCTGACAAAGAGCAGATCCGCACTCTTCATGACCACGTGAGCCGCAGCGTCGACGCGCTCGAGCGCGCTCGGATCGTCGACGCGCTGATGAACGTGTTCCTCGACCGATACCGCAACACGCTCGTGCTGCGCATCCGCGAGAAATCGGTTCCCCATGTCACCCGGATGATCACGGCTCGCCCTGGAGCGCTCGATGCGACGGGCACGTCGGCTGCTCTGGATGCACTCGCCGCTGCGACTGCCGCGGGCGATGCCGACGCCGCAGCCGAAGCCGCTCAGGAGTACTTCACCGCGGGCGCCGCAAGCGTGATGGCACGCGATGCGGCCGAATCGACTGCGTCGCCATCATCAACGTCATCGACGTCGACCGAGAACGAGGTGGCCTGA
- a CDS encoding GntR family transcriptional regulator produces the protein MLMGSLEEQLRPQLLSGLAYERLLAEIISGRLEPGQRLRLDLLAHSWAVSRTPVREALQRLADMRLVHVSPNAGTRVAAWSNADMIERARIVGALLEGVALAAPTADRGTDREADGAAGDALLPDSSCELMVYLDLAERLISRDLRRLGAHLVRDHIDPLRLFVDRETAHRHGVNLEPGRRQRRELLTAALAALDRRDAVTAGETLAAFSARFVSALAPAPASASAPA, from the coding sequence ATGCTGATGGGCTCCCTGGAAGAGCAGCTGCGCCCGCAACTGCTCAGCGGCCTCGCATACGAGCGGCTGCTGGCGGAGATCATCAGCGGTCGGCTCGAGCCAGGACAGCGGCTGCGTCTCGACCTGCTCGCGCACAGCTGGGCCGTGTCGCGGACTCCCGTTCGGGAGGCGCTGCAGCGTCTCGCGGACATGCGATTGGTCCACGTCTCACCGAACGCGGGAACCCGCGTCGCTGCATGGTCTAATGCCGACATGATCGAGCGTGCCCGCATCGTCGGTGCGCTGCTCGAGGGAGTAGCGCTGGCAGCTCCGACGGCAGATCGTGGCACCGATCGCGAGGCGGATGGCGCGGCGGGGGATGCTCTTCTTCCCGATTCGAGCTGCGAACTGATGGTCTATCTCGACCTCGCTGAACGGCTCATCTCCCGCGATCTCCGTCGCCTCGGCGCGCACCTCGTGCGAGACCACATCGACCCGCTCCGACTCTTCGTCGATCGAGAGACTGCCCACCGGCACGGCGTGAACCTCGAGCCCGGGCGCAGGCAGCGCCGAGAGCTGCTCACCGCTGCGCTCGCCGCCCTCGATCGACGCGATGCGGTCACGGCCGGCGAGACGCTCGCCGCGTTCTCGGCGCGCTTCGTCAGTGCTCTCGCACCCGCACCCGCATCGGCATCCGCGCCCGCCTAG